In Bacteroidota bacterium, one genomic interval encodes:
- a CDS encoding heavy metal translocating P-type ATPase metal-binding domain-containing protein has protein sequence MPEIVDLREDLICFHCGEKCEDGSISIEDKSFCCEGCKLVYQVLEENNLCTYYNLNATPGSSKREKVAGKRYDYLDDPEISEKLIEFGNDQLFKLSFLVPSIHCSSCIWLLENLYKLDDRILESRVDFPAKKVFIKAKPAIKISEIVSVMDSIGYEPRLSLDELDRKDTKSFNKSLYLKLGIAGFAFGNIMMLSFPEYLSIKDSVESFGVLFQLIMVALSLPVLFYSSSDYFISAWKGIRKKYINIDFPLSIGIIALWGRSIYEIFWGSGESYMDSFAGLIFFLLIGKVFQNKTYEYFNFERNYKSYFPISITRKSKEGIEEVVPLSRISVKDRILIRNNEIIPADSILLTGTGNIDYSFVTGESLPQFRKPGDKVFAGGKQIGGVIELEVYKQVSQSYLTRLWNDFIVSKNRENGLINFSNIVSKYFTLAILLLAVLGGILWYNSGLAQVLSVITSVLIVACPCALALSAPFALGNTLRLLGRNKFYLKSVNVVEDLGSIDTIVFDKTGTLTENQEIGIVFEGDNLSDYERSLVKSALKNSLHPLSKIIYRSLVQTKELPVESFEEIPGKGGSAKIESKIVVFGSSGFLKLSGWDSKTNIEVGAEGSRVYLSIDSVNKGFFRVTNKYRNGIADIIKEIGKKKEIFILSGDNSSERENLIKLTKPENVIFNCSPSDKMNFIGKLQSGNRKILMIGDGLNDAAALSKADVGVSLSDDLMNFTPASDSLLHGSALHKLSAFIKQSVSTMNVVKMSFVMSTIYNIIGVTVALSGELSPLFAAILMPVSSISVVVFTTMGTLYTAKKHGLEV, from the coding sequence ATGCCTGAAATAGTCGATTTACGAGAAGATTTGATCTGTTTTCATTGTGGTGAAAAGTGTGAAGACGGATCAATCTCTATTGAAGACAAATCATTTTGTTGTGAAGGTTGCAAACTGGTTTACCAGGTGCTTGAGGAGAACAATCTCTGCACCTACTACAATCTGAATGCAACTCCCGGATCATCAAAACGGGAGAAGGTGGCAGGGAAACGATATGACTACCTCGATGATCCTGAAATTTCTGAAAAGCTGATCGAATTTGGAAACGATCAGCTTTTCAAACTTTCCTTTTTAGTTCCCTCAATACATTGCAGTTCCTGCATCTGGCTTCTCGAAAATCTGTACAAACTTGACGACCGGATTCTCGAGTCCCGGGTTGATTTCCCCGCTAAAAAAGTATTTATCAAAGCAAAACCGGCCATAAAGATAAGTGAAATTGTATCTGTTATGGATTCGATCGGGTATGAACCGAGACTCAGTCTCGATGAACTCGACCGGAAGGATACAAAATCGTTTAACAAATCGCTTTATTTAAAACTTGGCATTGCCGGATTCGCCTTTGGGAATATCATGATGTTGAGTTTTCCGGAATACTTGTCAATAAAGGACAGTGTGGAATCATTTGGAGTTTTATTTCAATTAATCATGGTCGCACTTTCACTCCCTGTACTCTTTTACAGCAGTTCAGATTATTTCATATCAGCGTGGAAAGGGATCAGGAAAAAATATATTAATATCGATTTTCCTCTTTCAATCGGAATAATTGCTCTTTGGGGAAGGAGTATCTATGAAATATTTTGGGGTTCGGGTGAGAGTTATATGGATTCCTTTGCGGGTCTGATATTTTTTCTGTTGATTGGAAAAGTCTTTCAGAATAAAACTTACGAGTATTTTAATTTTGAGAGAAATTACAAATCTTATTTCCCGATATCGATTACAAGGAAGTCAAAGGAAGGCATTGAGGAAGTGGTGCCACTTTCCAGAATTTCGGTGAAAGACAGAATATTAATTCGAAATAATGAAATAATTCCAGCCGACTCAATTCTTCTTACGGGAACCGGAAATATTGATTATAGTTTTGTGACGGGTGAAAGTCTTCCACAATTCAGAAAACCGGGTGATAAAGTCTTTGCGGGTGGCAAACAAATTGGTGGTGTGATTGAGTTGGAAGTTTACAAGCAGGTGTCACAAAGCTACCTCACAAGACTTTGGAATGATTTTATTGTTTCCAAGAATCGAGAAAACGGGCTCATAAATTTTTCAAATATAGTAAGCAAGTACTTTACACTGGCAATTTTATTGCTCGCAGTCCTTGGCGGTATTCTTTGGTATAATTCGGGTTTGGCTCAGGTTTTGTCTGTAATCACCTCGGTTTTAATCGTTGCCTGTCCTTGTGCACTGGCACTTTCTGCCCCTTTTGCACTTGGAAACACTCTCAGACTGCTTGGAAGAAATAAATTTTACCTGAAAAGTGTGAATGTAGTCGAGGATCTTGGTTCGATCGATACAATCGTTTTCGATAAGACCGGCACTCTTACAGAGAATCAGGAGATTGGCATAGTATTTGAGGGAGATAATTTGTCAGATTACGAGAGGTCGCTCGTAAAGTCTGCCTTAAAGAATTCACTTCATCCATTAAGTAAAATAATTTACCGTTCTTTGGTGCAAACTAAAGAGCTGCCCGTTGAATCATTTGAAGAAATCCCGGGAAAGGGAGGTTCGGCAAAAATTGAATCAAAAATTGTGGTTTTTGGTTCTTCAGGTTTTTTGAAATTAAGCGGATGGGACAGCAAAACAAACATTGAAGTTGGAGCTGAAGGGAGCAGAGTCTATTTGAGTATTGATTCTGTGAACAAAGGCTTTTTCAGGGTAACTAATAAATACCGCAATGGCATTGCTGATATTATTAAGGAAATCGGAAAGAAAAAAGAGATTTTCATTCTGTCAGGTGACAATTCAAGCGAACGGGAAAATTTAATTAAACTAACAAAGCCCGAGAATGTAATCTTCAACTGTTCACCGTCAGACAAAATGAATTTTATCGGGAAACTTCAGTCCGGGAACAGAAAAATATTAATGATAGGGGACGGATTAAATGATGCTGCCGCTTTGAGTAAAGCCGATGTAGGAGTTTCATTGTCAGATGATCTGATGAATTTCACTCCCGCAAGTGATTCATTACTCCACGGAAGTGCTTTGCACAAACTCTCTGCCTTCATTAAACAATCGGTCTCGACCATGAATGTGGTTAAAATGAGTTTTGTAATGTCAACAATTTATAATATAATAGGTGTCACCGTTGCTTTAAGCGGTGAACTTTCACCATTATTTGCTGCAATCCTTATGCCTGTCAGTTCTATTTCTGTTGTGGTGTTTACTACCATGGGAACCCTGTATACGGCAAAAAAACACGGACTTGAGGTATGA
- the ccoS gene encoding cbb3-type cytochrome oxidase assembly protein CcoS: protein MSAFYILIGASLVVATGFLVAFLWAVKSGQMDDRYTPSVRMLFEDEPKVLKSQNDSSQLNDQEKKEHN, encoded by the coding sequence ATGAGCGCATTCTACATTCTTATAGGTGCGAGTCTTGTTGTTGCAACAGGTTTCCTCGTTGCCTTTTTGTGGGCAGTAAAGAGCGGGCAAATGGACGACAGATACACCCCTTCGGTTCGGATGTTATTTGAGGACGAGCCAAAAGTTTTAAAAAGTCAAAATGATTCTTCACAATTAAATGACCAGGAGAAAAAGGAGCACAATTAA
- the ccoN gene encoding cytochrome-c oxidase, cbb3-type subunit I, with protein sequence MQVEKFSYDNKIVKYFALATTVWGVVGMLVGLLIALQLFIPSLSLNLPFLTFGRLRPLHTNAVIFAFVGNGLFMGVYYSLQRLLKARMFNDILSYAHFWGWQLIIVLAAVTLPLGFTSSKEYAELEWPIDILIAVVWVIFGVNMIGTIIKRREKHMYVAVWFYIATFVTVAVLHIVNSFEIPVSFLKSYSLYAGVQDALVQWWYGHNAVAFFLTTPYLGIMYYFMPKAANRPVYSYRLSIIHFWALIFLYIWAGPHHLLYSALPDWAQSLGTVFSVMLIAPSWGGMINGLLTLRGAWDKVREDPVLKFMVVAITAYGMSTFEGPMLSLKNLNALAHFTDWIIAHVHIGALGWNGFLTFGMLYYLVPKLWRTNLYSKKLANYHFWLGFLGIVFYASSMYWSALTQGLMWKQFTPQGILQYPNFLETTIQIIPMYIIRAFGGLLYFISLFIMIYNLMKTAKQGQFLAEEEAEAAPLEKKAEKFNKKAPHTWIESRPIQFTLLATVAILIGGIVEFVPAFLVKSNIPTIASVKPYTPLELEGRDLYIREGCVGCHSQLVRPFRSETERYGEYSKAGEFVYDHPFLWGSKRTGPDLHREGGKYPNLWHYHHMIEPTRMSPGSIMPPYPWLETNVLDVSSTADKITALRRVGVPYPEGFESTALQNLEAQAKEISKDLLKNGVIIDHDRELVALIAYLQRLGKDIKAVPAATNQVK encoded by the coding sequence ATGCAAGTTGAAAAATTCAGTTATGACAATAAGATTGTCAAGTACTTTGCTCTGGCAACCACCGTTTGGGGTGTTGTTGGTATGCTTGTCGGACTTCTTATCGCATTGCAGTTGTTCATTCCGTCACTAAGTCTGAATCTGCCGTTCCTGACTTTCGGCAGACTGAGACCGCTGCATACAAACGCAGTTATTTTTGCGTTTGTCGGAAATGGTTTATTCATGGGTGTCTACTACTCGCTTCAACGATTGTTGAAGGCGAGGATGTTCAACGACATTCTTAGTTATGCACACTTCTGGGGGTGGCAGCTAATAATTGTTCTGGCTGCAGTTACACTTCCATTAGGTTTCACATCAAGCAAAGAATATGCGGAGTTGGAATGGCCAATTGATATACTTATTGCCGTTGTTTGGGTTATTTTCGGTGTAAATATGATCGGTACGATCATAAAAAGACGCGAAAAACACATGTATGTTGCGGTATGGTTTTATATAGCAACATTTGTTACAGTTGCAGTGCTTCATATAGTGAATTCATTCGAAATACCTGTCAGTTTCTTAAAGAGCTATTCACTTTATGCCGGTGTCCAGGATGCACTGGTTCAGTGGTGGTACGGTCATAATGCAGTTGCATTCTTCCTGACCACTCCTTATCTTGGTATAATGTATTACTTCATGCCAAAGGCAGCGAACAGACCGGTATATTCCTACAGGTTGTCAATTATCCATTTCTGGGCATTGATTTTTCTGTACATTTGGGCAGGACCACATCACCTGCTCTACAGTGCACTTCCTGACTGGGCTCAGTCACTCGGGACTGTGTTCTCTGTTATGCTGATTGCTCCATCATGGGGTGGTATGATAAATGGACTGTTGACACTTCGTGGTGCATGGGACAAGGTGAGAGAAGACCCCGTATTGAAATTTATGGTCGTGGCTATCACAGCTTATGGTATGTCCACCTTTGAAGGACCAATGCTTTCTCTCAAAAATCTGAATGCTTTGGCACATTTTACCGACTGGATTATCGCACATGTGCATATCGGTGCTTTGGGATGGAACGGTTTCCTTACATTTGGAATGCTGTACTATCTGGTGCCAAAGTTGTGGAGAACAAATCTTTACTCAAAAAAACTCGCCAATTATCATTTCTGGCTCGGTTTCCTCGGTATTGTTTTTTATGCTTCATCGATGTACTGGAGTGCACTTACTCAGGGTTTGATGTGGAAACAATTTACTCCACAAGGGATTTTGCAATATCCTAATTTCCTTGAGACAACGATCCAGATTATTCCGATGTATATCATCAGAGCCTTTGGCGGGTTGCTCTACTTCATCAGTTTGTTTATTATGATTTATAACCTGATGAAGACTGCGAAACAAGGACAGTTCCTTGCTGAAGAAGAAGCTGAAGCTGCTCCTTTGGAGAAAAAGGCGGAGAAATTCAACAAAAAAGCACCTCACACCTGGATCGAAAGTCGTCCAATACAGTTTACACTGTTAGCTACAGTAGCGATACTTATTGGTGGTATAGTGGAATTTGTGCCTGCGTTTTTGGTTAAGTCAAATATACCAACCATTGCATCTGTAAAACCCTACACCCCACTTGAACTTGAGGGGAGGGACCTTTATATCCGAGAAGGATGTGTCGGTTGCCACAGTCAATTGGTGAGACCTTTCAGATCTGAAACAGAACGCTATGGTGAATATTCGAAAGCTGGAGAATTCGTTTACGATCATCCATTTTTGTGGGGTTCGAAAAGAACAGGTCCGGACCTTCACAGAGAAGGCGGGAAATATCCCAATTTATGGCATTATCACCACATGATAGAGCCAACAAGGATGTCACCGGGATCCATTATGCCACCATATCCCTGGCTTGAGACTAATGTGCTCGATGTTTCCTCGACTGCTGACAAAATTACAGCTCTTAGAAGAGTAGGAGTTCCATATCCGGAAGGATTTGAGAGCACTGCACTTCAGAATCTTGAAGCACAGGCAAAGGAAATTTCAAAAGATTTGTTGAAAAACGGTGTGATAATCGATCACGACAGGGAACTTGTAGCATTGATTGCCTATCTTCAGAGGTTGGGCAAGGACATCAAAGCTGTTCCGGCAGCTACAAATCAGGTTAAATAA
- a CDS encoding cbb3-type cytochrome c oxidase subunit 3, producing MYKDVLSSIDGITIFPIIGLVIFVSFFSFMIFHVVKMPKTKIDELEKIPLDEKNLEEKNV from the coding sequence ATGTATAAAGATGTTCTTTCATCAATTGATGGCATCACGATATTCCCGATAATAGGGCTTGTAATCTTCGTTTCATTTTTCTCTTTCATGATATTTCATGTAGTCAAAATGCCAAAAACGAAGATAGATGAGCTTGAAAAAATTCCCCTTGACGAAAAGAATTTAGAGGAAAAAAATGTTTAA
- a CDS encoding c-type cytochrome, whose product MFKKINYRFGSTVKSKQFIFLSFVLSLILLQSNAIAAEGTGFDAETYINTGFLIFFIYVIVMTIIFLIGQNKKPEEEKEMIKKLDRMINDAKPLEEEEALLLEHNYDGIRELDNNLPPWWKYMFYATIVFSVVYMGYYHLSSGPSSAAEYENEVRQAQLALAASQGQSTVNADNVKLLTDAASLAKGKDIFDKNCASCHGTKGEGLVGPNLTDDYWIHGGSVKEVYIVLVNGVLAKGMPSWRAQFSSQDLEATASYIKSLKGTNPPNAKEPQGDLVKETAPADSAKGDGAKKDSVKNDKKNEVKK is encoded by the coding sequence ATGTTTAAAAAAATTAATTACAGATTTGGATCGACTGTGAAAAGCAAGCAGTTCATCTTTTTGAGTTTCGTGCTTTCGCTTATCCTGTTGCAGAGCAATGCAATTGCAGCAGAAGGCACGGGTTTTGATGCTGAAACATACATCAATACCGGATTCCTGATTTTCTTCATTTATGTAATTGTAATGACCATCATCTTTTTGATTGGTCAAAACAAAAAGCCTGAAGAAGAAAAGGAAATGATCAAAAAACTTGACAGAATGATAAACGATGCAAAACCTTTGGAGGAAGAGGAAGCACTCCTTCTCGAACACAATTACGATGGCATCAGAGAGCTGGACAACAATCTGCCCCCTTGGTGGAAGTATATGTTCTATGCGACAATAGTTTTCTCTGTTGTTTACATGGGTTATTATCATTTATCAAGTGGTCCTTCGTCAGCAGCAGAATATGAAAACGAAGTGCGTCAGGCACAACTGGCTCTCGCTGCATCACAGGGACAATCAACTGTTAATGCCGATAATGTCAAGCTTCTGACAGATGCAGCCTCACTTGCAAAAGGCAAGGATATTTTTGATAAAAACTGCGCATCCTGCCATGGAACAAAAGGTGAAGGTCTGGTCGGTCCCAACCTGACAGACGATTACTGGATACACGGTGGCTCTGTTAAAGAGGTTTACATTGTTCTCGTAAATGGTGTCCTCGCAAAAGGCATGCCATCATGGAGGGCACAATTTAGCTCACAAGACCTTGAAGCGACAGCCAGCTATATTAAGAGCCTGAAGGGCACCAATCCTCCGAATGCCAAAGAACCTCAGGGTGATCTTGTTAAAGAGACTGCCCCTGCCGATTCGGCAAAAGGAGACGGTGCAAAGAAGGACAGTGTTAAAAACGACAAAAAGAACGAAGTTAAAAAATAG
- the ccoG gene encoding cytochrome c oxidase accessory protein CcoG produces the protein MNEEEVIDQSFRDSIGTIKKDGKRNWIFPKRPSGWYYNARSVVSIFLLAFLFGMPFIEVNGQPFLLFNVFERKFIIFGIFFGPYDFHIFLLSFIALIIFVILFTAIYGRIFCGWVCPQTIFMELVFRKIEYLIDGDYRDQRRLKAAPWTGNKIFKRVLKYSVFLGISYLIAHTFMAYLVGLDEVTQIVTSPPSERPGGFIAMNVFTGLFFFVFSWFREQACLIVCPYGRLQGVLLDKNSLAVTYDFVRGEPRGKIRKDQVRTEGDCIDCKLCVDVCPTGIDIRNGIQLECVNCTACMDACDEVMTKIKKPKGLIRLDSLNGVETGKKFSFSLRVGIYSAILVILISIISVLMANRKDVEVNILRTPGMLFQEQPNNKISNIYNFHVINKTFYDMNIELKVKGIPATIKILGSEPKVKQLEVYEGRFMLVVDQKDLKAVNTKIDIAVIENGREIDTIKTSFLGKVNE, from the coding sequence ATGAACGAAGAAGAAGTTATCGATCAGTCGTTCAGGGATTCGATTGGTACGATTAAAAAAGATGGTAAAAGAAACTGGATATTTCCTAAACGACCCTCGGGATGGTACTACAATGCACGGAGTGTAGTCAGTATCTTTCTCCTGGCATTTCTGTTTGGGATGCCTTTCATAGAAGTGAATGGACAGCCGTTTCTGTTATTTAATGTCTTCGAGAGAAAATTTATCATATTTGGTATTTTTTTCGGGCCCTATGATTTTCACATTTTTCTTCTTTCGTTCATAGCACTGATCATTTTTGTTATACTGTTCACAGCGATTTACGGCAGGATCTTTTGCGGGTGGGTATGTCCGCAAACTATCTTCATGGAACTTGTATTCAGAAAAATTGAGTATCTAATTGATGGTGATTACAGGGATCAAAGGCGACTAAAGGCTGCACCCTGGACCGGAAATAAAATATTCAAAAGGGTACTTAAGTATTCTGTTTTTCTCGGTATATCATATCTGATTGCCCATACATTTATGGCTTATCTGGTTGGATTGGATGAGGTCACACAAATTGTAACATCTCCTCCCTCCGAGAGACCCGGTGGCTTTATAGCAATGAATGTCTTCACTGGACTCTTTTTCTTCGTTTTTTCGTGGTTCCGGGAGCAGGCTTGTTTGATAGTCTGTCCTTACGGAAGACTGCAGGGGGTTCTGCTCGATAAAAACTCTCTTGCTGTAACCTATGATTTTGTCAGGGGAGAACCTCGCGGTAAAATTCGTAAAGATCAGGTTAGAACTGAAGGAGATTGCATTGACTGTAAACTCTGTGTCGATGTTTGTCCTACCGGAATCGACATCCGAAACGGGATTCAGTTGGAATGCGTAAACTGTACAGCTTGTATGGATGCTTGCGACGAAGTCATGACGAAGATAAAGAAACCGAAAGGACTCATTAGACTGGATTCACTGAATGGCGTGGAGACCGGAAAAAAGTTCAGTTTTTCGCTGCGGGTTGGAATTTATTCTGCAATTCTGGTTATTCTAATTTCAATTATCTCGGTTTTAATGGCTAACAGGAAGGATGTTGAAGTTAACATTTTAAGAACCCCGGGTATGTTGTTTCAGGAACAGCCGAACAATAAAATAAGCAACATCTACAATTTTCATGTGATCAACAAAACTTTTTACGATATGAATATCGAACTAAAAGTGAAAGGAATACCGGCAACTATTAAGATTCTCGGATCTGAACCTAAAGTTAAACAGCTCGAGGTTTATGAAGGAAGATTTATGCTCGTGGTTGATCAAAAGGATTTAAAAGCTGTGAATACAAAAATAGATATTGCAGTTATTGAGAATGGAAGAGAAATTGATACGATAAAGACTTCGTTTTTGGGAAAGGTTAATGAATAA
- a CDS encoding FixH family protein yields the protein MKKKLNWGHGIAITLGAFLLLNLIVIVFVFRQDVQLVTDNYYEKELKYEDDIVMMRNALNLPDSLKINLNNVTLEIFYPASLRKNDVKGNIHLYRPDQKKFDYNIAVKYDSTGFQTINMAGKAPGKWKISILVNDGSKDYLFKEDLFLR from the coding sequence TTGAAAAAGAAATTGAATTGGGGGCATGGCATTGCGATAACTCTGGGGGCATTCCTTCTGCTGAATTTGATTGTAATTGTCTTTGTCTTCAGGCAGGATGTACAGCTTGTAACTGATAACTATTATGAAAAAGAGTTGAAATACGAAGATGATATCGTGATGATGCGCAATGCGCTAAATTTGCCCGATTCACTGAAAATAAACTTAAATAATGTGACTCTTGAGATATTCTATCCCGCATCCTTGCGAAAAAATGATGTGAAAGGGAACATCCACTTGTACAGACCTGATCAGAAGAAGTTTGACTATAATATAGCTGTGAAATATGACTCGACCGGGTTTCAGACGATCAACATGGCAGGGAAAGCTCCCGGTAAATGGAAAATCTCAATCCTGGTGAACGATGGCAGTAAAGATTATTTGTTTAAAGAAGATTTATTCCTGAGGTAA
- a CDS encoding sulfite exporter TauE/SafE family protein has translation MFILSGFVLGFLGSLHCIGMCGPIVLAISSAKHEMYEMVLQRVLYHLGKAFTYAVMGALFGVLGNHIQLSGLQQIASIIIGSLIVLWIILPKSFKTAVTSLPPFKQYNEQIKNLLSKVLSSGNSKPFFVIGVVNGFLPCGLVYAGLAGAIATGNAFDGSLYMFLFGMGTMPALFAFSFLPTLRKYLPKINSRKIIPAVSLVLGIIFILRGLNLGIPFISPKFEHKPQTEELSQPDCCH, from the coding sequence ATGTTTATTCTGTCCGGTTTTGTTTTAGGTTTTTTAGGAAGTCTTCACTGCATTGGAATGTGCGGTCCGATTGTGCTTGCGATCAGCAGTGCAAAACATGAGATGTATGAGATGGTATTGCAGAGAGTTCTCTATCATCTTGGTAAAGCCTTTACTTATGCTGTGATGGGTGCGCTTTTTGGTGTGCTCGGAAATCATATACAACTATCTGGTCTGCAGCAAATCGCCTCAATCATCATCGGGTCTTTGATAGTTCTCTGGATAATTCTGCCAAAATCCTTCAAAACGGCAGTTACAAGTTTGCCACCATTCAAACAATACAATGAACAGATCAAAAACCTTCTCTCAAAAGTTCTAAGTTCAGGCAACTCAAAGCCTTTTTTCGTGATTGGTGTCGTAAACGGATTTCTCCCGTGCGGACTTGTTTATGCCGGTCTGGCGGGAGCGATAGCCACAGGAAATGCGTTTGATGGCTCGCTTTATATGTTTCTCTTTGGAATGGGCACCATGCCTGCGCTTTTTGCTTTTTCATTTCTGCCAACACTTCGGAAATACCTGCCGAAAATTAACTCCAGGAAAATAATTCCAGCCGTATCACTCGTTCTGGGGATTATCTTCATCCTTAGAGGGTTAAACCTTGGGATACCTTTTATAAGTCCAAAATTTGAGCACAAACCGCAAACTGAAGAGTTGAGTCAACCTGACTGCTGTCATTAG